One stretch of Prunus persica cultivar Lovell chromosome G1, Prunus_persica_NCBIv2, whole genome shotgun sequence DNA includes these proteins:
- the LOC18789375 gene encoding myosin-binding protein 3 isoform X2: MAANKFATMLHRNTNKITLILVYTLLEWILIILLLLNSLFSFLIIKFADYFGLKTPCLWCSRLDHLLEPGKNKNSHRDLVCETHANEISKLGYCSNHQKLAESQDMCEDCSSQPDSEEWSKKFAFFPWMKQIGVIQGGDEKVIQNGDENLNCSCCGMKLNKFYPPCILIKPSWEVLDYTQKQSLTMEAGVDAQTEEGDHSDQSRSDFIIDQHEDEEAIEVNRKDNTIFDVDGGCKRREDEAEEHSACSVCDYGCKEIVANEDDKVDRVIEEQEPIKEANLNVSMDDQPRDHQTFIQASCDNGLSPEILPQHLEFYIDQDDCRLVLVDLIDSPTTTELQSHKKYKVEDQGNSSYEDVILDFGMCFEAQAKPVVESWRSSEESVTLLSFHESKEEGRASVLDSEDLGENRSSSSVFQGEEGGIAKEENEPVATTQATQTSSQEDDDDDDDDGQSNAAIARDDIDSDVHQAFEDDVYMHNDEIDAEVSIGTEIPDQEPIDEMQLAQEFLHSSYPCAQEDPSTSCANLHACDHHAETGEEAKENHFSLGSEFNEIEEEKVPDTPTSIDSLHQLHKELLLFERREVGTEESLDGSVLSDIEGGDGVMTIEKLKTVLRAERKALNELYAELEEERSASAVAASQTMAMINRLQEEKAAMQMEALQYQRMMEEQSEYDQEAMQLLNELMVKREKEKQEVERELEICRKKVQDYEAKERMMILRRMKDGSTRSRSSSGPCSNAEDSDGLSIDLNNESKEEDSREEGSNQNTPTDAVLYLEESLASFEEEKLSILDQLKELEEKLLTLSDEEEEHFQNMKPIKYFLSENGNGYHEKLDVSSEVNGVANGHSKEMNGKHNIKGSKGKRLLPLFDAIEAEAEDGELELNGDTGGYDSFASQDFVIKFEEENKKFAIEEEVGHVYERLQALEADREFLKHCISSLRKGDKGLVLLQEILEHLRDLRSVELRLRTTGDSVL, encoded by the exons ATGGCTGCCAACAAGTTTGCGACCATGTTGCACAGAAACACCAACAAAATCACTCTTATTCTCGTCTATACACTCCTTGAATGGATTCTGATCATCCTCCTTCTTCTCAATTCactgttttcttttctaattatAAAATTCGCTGATTACTTTGGCCTTAAAACACCCTGCCTCTGGTGTTCTAGGCTTGATCATCTCTTAGAACCCGGAAAGAACAAGAATTCTCATAGAGATCTTGTGTGTGAAACACACGCCAATGAAATATCCAAACTGGGTTATTGCTCAAATCACCAGAAACTAGCTGAATCGCAAGACATGTGCGAAGATTGCTCATCGCAGCCAGATTCTGAAGAATGGTCAAAGAAGTTTGCTTTCTTTCCATGGATGAAGCAAATTGGTGTGATTCAGGGTGGCGATGAAAAAGTTATTCAGAATGGGGATGAAAACTTGAACTGTTCTTGCTGTGGCATGAAGTTGAATAAATTCTACCCTCCATGTATTCTAATTAAGCCTTCTTGGGAGGTTTTGGATTACACCCAAAAACAGAGTTTGACTATGGAAGCAGGGGTTGATGCTCAAACTGAAGAAGGTGATCACTCAGATCAAAGCAGATCGGATTTCATAATCGATCAACATGAAGATGAAGAGGCTATTGAAGTAAACAGGAAAGACAATACGATTTTTGATGTTGATGGAGGCTgtaaaagaagagaagacgAGGCAGAGGAGCATTCTGCCTGTTCTGTATGTGACTATGGCTGCAAGGAAATTGTTGCCAATGAAGATGACAAAGTGGACAGGGTTATAGAAGAACAAGAGCCCATCAAAGAGGCTAACTTGAATGTTTCAATGGATGATCAACCACGTGATCACCAGACTTTCATTCAGGCCAGTTGTGATAACGGTTTATCTCCTGAAATTCTGCCTCAGCATCTGGAGTTCTACATTGATCAAGATGATTGTCGACTGGTTCTGGTTGATTTGATTGATTCTCCCACCACCACTGAACTCCAAAGTCACAAAAAGTACAAGGTGGAAGACCAAGGAAACAGTAGTTATGAAGATGTTATACTGGATTTTGGCATGTGTTTCGAGGCACAAGCCAAACCGGTCGTGGAGAGTTGGCGCAGTTCAGAAGAGTCAGTGACATTGCTTTCATTCCATGAGAGTAAGGAAGAGGGCAGGGCTTCAGTTCTTGATTCAGAGGATTTGGGTGAGAATAGGAGCTCCTCCTCGGTCTTTCAAGGAGAAGAAGGAGGTATAGCAAAGGAGGAAAATGAACCAGTTGCTACTACTCAAGCAACACAAACCTCATCTCaagaggatgatgatgatgatgatgatgatggccAATCTAATGCAGCTATAGCAAGAGATGACATTGATTCAGATGTTCATCAAG CTTTTGAGGATGATGTCTATATGCATAATGACGAGATTGATGCGGAGGTCTCAATAGGGACAGAAATTCCTGATCAGGAACCGATTGATGAAATGCAATTAGCTCAAGAATTTCTGCATTCCTCCTATCCATGTGCACAGGAAGACCCTTCTACAAGTTGTGCCAATCTTCATGCTTGTGATCATCATG CTGAAACGGGCGaggaagcaaaagaaaatcatttCTCATTAGGTTCAGAATTTAATGAGATTGAGGAAGAGAAAGTCCCTGATACACCTACTTCTATAGACAGTCTCCATCAGTTGCATAAGGAATTGCTACTTtttgaaagaagagaagtgGGAACAGAAGAGTCTTTGGATGGAAGTGTCCTAAGCGATATTGAAGGTGGTGATGGAGTCATGACTattgagaaattaaaaacagtGTTGAGAGCTGAACGGAAGGCTTTGAATGAATTATATGCAGAACTTGAAGAAGAGAGGAGTGCTTCTGCAGTGGCAGCCAGCCAGACAATGGCAATGATAAATAGGCTACAGGAAGAAAAAGCAGCAATGCAGATGGAAGCTTTGCAGTACCAGAGAATGATGGAAGAGCAGTCTGAGTACGACCAGGAAGCTATGCAGCTCTTGAATGAACTTATggtaaaaagggaaaaagaaaagcaagaagTTGAAAGGGAGCTGGAAATATGTCGAAAGAAGGTCCAGGATTATGAGGCCAAAGAGAGAATGATGATTTTGAGGAGAATGAAAGATGGCAGCACAAGAAGTAGGAGTTCATCCGGTCCTTGTAGCAATGCTGAGGATAGTGATGGGCTATCTATTGATTTGAATAATGAATCCAAGGAAGAAGATAGCCGCGAAGAAGGAAGCAATCAAAACACCCCGACTGATGCAGTTCTGTATCTGGAGGAATCTTTGGCTAGCTTTGAGGAAGAGAAGTTATCCATTCTAGACCAGCTCAAGGAATTGGAAGAGAAACTTTTGACCTTAAGTgatgaagaggaagaacaTTTTCAGAATATGAAACCAATCAAGTATTTCCTTTCAGAGAATGGAAATGGCTACCATGAAAAATTAGATGTTAGTAGTGAAGTAAACGGCGTTGCAAATGGCCATTCCAAAGAAATGAATGGAAAGCATAACATCAAGGGCTCAAAGGGAAAGAGACTTCTTCCACTTTTTGATGCCATTGAAGCAGAAGCCGAAGATGGGGAATTGGAATTGAATGGAGATACAGGAGGGTATGATTCTTTTGCATCACAAGACTTTGtcataaaatttgaagaagaaaacaagaaatttgCCATTGAGGAGGAGGTTGGTCATGTCTATGAGAGACTGCAAGCACTTGAAGCAGATAGGGAGTTCCTAAAGCATTGCATTAGCTCCTTGAGGAAAGGAGATAAGGGATTAGTTCTTCTCCAAGAGATTTTGGAACATCTTCGTGATCTGAGAAGTGTGGAACTCCGTCTGAGGACAACGGGAGACAGCGTCCTATAA
- the LOC18789375 gene encoding myosin-binding protein 3 isoform X1, with product MAANKFATMLHRNTNKITLILVYTLLEWILIILLLLNSLFSFLIIKFADYFGLKTPCLWCSRLDHLLEPGKNKNSHRDLVCETHANEISKLGYCSNHQKLAESQDMCEDCSSQPDSEEWSKKFAFFPWMKQIGVIQGGDEKVIQNGDENLNCSCCGMKLNKFYPPCILIKPSWEVLDYTQKQSLTMEAGVDAQTEEGDHSDQSRSDFIIDQHEDEEAIEVNRKDNTIFDVDGGCKRREDEAEEHSACSVCDYGCKEIVANEDDKVDRVIEEQEPIKEANLNVSMDDQPRDHQTFIQASCDNGLSPEILPQHLEFYIDQDDCRLVLVDLIDSPTTTELQSHKKYKVEDQGNSSYEDVILDFGMCFEAQAKPVVESWRSSEESVTLLSFHESKEEGRASVLDSEDLGENRSSSSVFQGEEGGIAKEENEPVATTQATQTSSQEDDDDDDDDGQSNAAIARDDIDSDVHQAFEDDVYMHNDEIDAEVSIGTEIPDQEPIDEMQLAQEFLHSSYPCAQEDPSTSCANLHACDHHGSKQAEEELLKFKTFSAETGEEAKENHFSLGSEFNEIEEEKVPDTPTSIDSLHQLHKELLLFERREVGTEESLDGSVLSDIEGGDGVMTIEKLKTVLRAERKALNELYAELEEERSASAVAASQTMAMINRLQEEKAAMQMEALQYQRMMEEQSEYDQEAMQLLNELMVKREKEKQEVERELEICRKKVQDYEAKERMMILRRMKDGSTRSRSSSGPCSNAEDSDGLSIDLNNESKEEDSREEGSNQNTPTDAVLYLEESLASFEEEKLSILDQLKELEEKLLTLSDEEEEHFQNMKPIKYFLSENGNGYHEKLDVSSEVNGVANGHSKEMNGKHNIKGSKGKRLLPLFDAIEAEAEDGELELNGDTGGYDSFASQDFVIKFEEENKKFAIEEEVGHVYERLQALEADREFLKHCISSLRKGDKGLVLLQEILEHLRDLRSVELRLRTTGDSVL from the exons ATGGCTGCCAACAAGTTTGCGACCATGTTGCACAGAAACACCAACAAAATCACTCTTATTCTCGTCTATACACTCCTTGAATGGATTCTGATCATCCTCCTTCTTCTCAATTCactgttttcttttctaattatAAAATTCGCTGATTACTTTGGCCTTAAAACACCCTGCCTCTGGTGTTCTAGGCTTGATCATCTCTTAGAACCCGGAAAGAACAAGAATTCTCATAGAGATCTTGTGTGTGAAACACACGCCAATGAAATATCCAAACTGGGTTATTGCTCAAATCACCAGAAACTAGCTGAATCGCAAGACATGTGCGAAGATTGCTCATCGCAGCCAGATTCTGAAGAATGGTCAAAGAAGTTTGCTTTCTTTCCATGGATGAAGCAAATTGGTGTGATTCAGGGTGGCGATGAAAAAGTTATTCAGAATGGGGATGAAAACTTGAACTGTTCTTGCTGTGGCATGAAGTTGAATAAATTCTACCCTCCATGTATTCTAATTAAGCCTTCTTGGGAGGTTTTGGATTACACCCAAAAACAGAGTTTGACTATGGAAGCAGGGGTTGATGCTCAAACTGAAGAAGGTGATCACTCAGATCAAAGCAGATCGGATTTCATAATCGATCAACATGAAGATGAAGAGGCTATTGAAGTAAACAGGAAAGACAATACGATTTTTGATGTTGATGGAGGCTgtaaaagaagagaagacgAGGCAGAGGAGCATTCTGCCTGTTCTGTATGTGACTATGGCTGCAAGGAAATTGTTGCCAATGAAGATGACAAAGTGGACAGGGTTATAGAAGAACAAGAGCCCATCAAAGAGGCTAACTTGAATGTTTCAATGGATGATCAACCACGTGATCACCAGACTTTCATTCAGGCCAGTTGTGATAACGGTTTATCTCCTGAAATTCTGCCTCAGCATCTGGAGTTCTACATTGATCAAGATGATTGTCGACTGGTTCTGGTTGATTTGATTGATTCTCCCACCACCACTGAACTCCAAAGTCACAAAAAGTACAAGGTGGAAGACCAAGGAAACAGTAGTTATGAAGATGTTATACTGGATTTTGGCATGTGTTTCGAGGCACAAGCCAAACCGGTCGTGGAGAGTTGGCGCAGTTCAGAAGAGTCAGTGACATTGCTTTCATTCCATGAGAGTAAGGAAGAGGGCAGGGCTTCAGTTCTTGATTCAGAGGATTTGGGTGAGAATAGGAGCTCCTCCTCGGTCTTTCAAGGAGAAGAAGGAGGTATAGCAAAGGAGGAAAATGAACCAGTTGCTACTACTCAAGCAACACAAACCTCATCTCaagaggatgatgatgatgatgatgatgatggccAATCTAATGCAGCTATAGCAAGAGATGACATTGATTCAGATGTTCATCAAG CTTTTGAGGATGATGTCTATATGCATAATGACGAGATTGATGCGGAGGTCTCAATAGGGACAGAAATTCCTGATCAGGAACCGATTGATGAAATGCAATTAGCTCAAGAATTTCTGCATTCCTCCTATCCATGTGCACAGGAAGACCCTTCTACAAGTTGTGCCAATCTTCATGCTTGTGATCATCATG GTTCTAAACAAGCAGAGGAAGAGTtactaaaatttaaaaccttttCAGCTGAAACGGGCGaggaagcaaaagaaaatcatttCTCATTAGGTTCAGAATTTAATGAGATTGAGGAAGAGAAAGTCCCTGATACACCTACTTCTATAGACAGTCTCCATCAGTTGCATAAGGAATTGCTACTTtttgaaagaagagaagtgGGAACAGAAGAGTCTTTGGATGGAAGTGTCCTAAGCGATATTGAAGGTGGTGATGGAGTCATGACTattgagaaattaaaaacagtGTTGAGAGCTGAACGGAAGGCTTTGAATGAATTATATGCAGAACTTGAAGAAGAGAGGAGTGCTTCTGCAGTGGCAGCCAGCCAGACAATGGCAATGATAAATAGGCTACAGGAAGAAAAAGCAGCAATGCAGATGGAAGCTTTGCAGTACCAGAGAATGATGGAAGAGCAGTCTGAGTACGACCAGGAAGCTATGCAGCTCTTGAATGAACTTATggtaaaaagggaaaaagaaaagcaagaagTTGAAAGGGAGCTGGAAATATGTCGAAAGAAGGTCCAGGATTATGAGGCCAAAGAGAGAATGATGATTTTGAGGAGAATGAAAGATGGCAGCACAAGAAGTAGGAGTTCATCCGGTCCTTGTAGCAATGCTGAGGATAGTGATGGGCTATCTATTGATTTGAATAATGAATCCAAGGAAGAAGATAGCCGCGAAGAAGGAAGCAATCAAAACACCCCGACTGATGCAGTTCTGTATCTGGAGGAATCTTTGGCTAGCTTTGAGGAAGAGAAGTTATCCATTCTAGACCAGCTCAAGGAATTGGAAGAGAAACTTTTGACCTTAAGTgatgaagaggaagaacaTTTTCAGAATATGAAACCAATCAAGTATTTCCTTTCAGAGAATGGAAATGGCTACCATGAAAAATTAGATGTTAGTAGTGAAGTAAACGGCGTTGCAAATGGCCATTCCAAAGAAATGAATGGAAAGCATAACATCAAGGGCTCAAAGGGAAAGAGACTTCTTCCACTTTTTGATGCCATTGAAGCAGAAGCCGAAGATGGGGAATTGGAATTGAATGGAGATACAGGAGGGTATGATTCTTTTGCATCACAAGACTTTGtcataaaatttgaagaagaaaacaagaaatttgCCATTGAGGAGGAGGTTGGTCATGTCTATGAGAGACTGCAAGCACTTGAAGCAGATAGGGAGTTCCTAAAGCATTGCATTAGCTCCTTGAGGAAAGGAGATAAGGGATTAGTTCTTCTCCAAGAGATTTTGGAACATCTTCGTGATCTGAGAAGTGTGGAACTCCGTCTGAGGACAACGGGAGACAGCGTCCTATAA